One genomic window of Actinoalloteichus hoggarensis includes the following:
- a CDS encoding LLM class flavin-dependent oxidoreductase translates to MTDYGHDLRFGTFLTPDADHADQVVALARLTEQVGLELVTVQDHPYQARFLDTWTLLSVIAARTETLRVAPNVANLPLRQPVVLGRSAASLDILSGGRVELGLGAGGFAEAITSIGGPTLSAAERVTGLAEAIEIIRGIWAPEGGRVRVDGSRYRVPGARSGPAPAHDIGIWLGAYKPRMLRMTGRLADGWLPSSAYAAPEALSAMNATIDEAAVAAGRAPEEITRLYNLMGSFGRDDGTFLHGPASVWAEQLAELTLTEGMSTYILASDSPEDIRRFAAEVVPAVRELVAAERGLRRAASDERQAGGAAHDAGGGPGPHRGDAAAGDAPSGDERERTTAPVRVASTSFAVTPTPDDGVRYSDHAAWDESTRPSGPDPDPDRRYTAHEQAAGRHLVDVHDHLRQELAQVRDLVEQVAAGTLDAGSARSHINTMTMRQNNWTLGVYCETYCRVVTTHHTIEDVSLFPHLRKADPRLAPVLDRLKEEHHVIHEVLEGLDRALVAFVADPTNGMKGLRAGVDLLTDTLLSHLSYEERELVEPLARLGFT, encoded by the coding sequence ATGACCGACTACGGGCATGATCTGCGTTTCGGGACGTTCCTCACCCCGGATGCCGACCACGCCGACCAGGTCGTCGCGCTGGCGCGGCTCACCGAACAGGTGGGGCTCGAGCTGGTGACGGTGCAGGACCACCCCTACCAGGCGAGGTTCCTGGACACCTGGACGCTCCTGTCGGTGATCGCCGCCCGCACCGAGACACTGCGGGTGGCGCCCAACGTCGCGAACCTCCCCCTGCGCCAGCCCGTGGTACTCGGCCGCAGCGCCGCGAGCCTGGACATCCTCAGCGGCGGGCGCGTGGAGCTGGGCTTGGGCGCGGGGGGATTCGCGGAGGCGATCACCTCCATCGGCGGGCCCACACTCAGCGCCGCCGAGCGGGTCACCGGCCTGGCGGAGGCGATCGAGATCATCCGGGGCATCTGGGCGCCGGAGGGCGGCCGGGTACGGGTGGACGGCAGTCGGTATCGGGTCCCCGGCGCACGTTCGGGACCCGCGCCGGCGCACGACATAGGAATCTGGCTCGGCGCCTACAAGCCCCGGATGCTGCGGATGACGGGCAGACTGGCGGACGGCTGGCTGCCCAGCAGCGCCTATGCCGCGCCCGAGGCCCTGTCCGCGATGAACGCGACGATCGACGAGGCCGCCGTCGCGGCGGGCCGGGCACCCGAGGAGATCACCCGGCTCTACAACCTCATGGGGTCCTTCGGTCGCGACGACGGCACATTCCTGCACGGCCCGGCGTCGGTCTGGGCGGAACAGCTGGCCGAGCTCACGCTCACGGAGGGGATGAGCACCTACATCCTCGCCTCGGACTCCCCCGAGGACATCCGACGGTTCGCCGCCGAGGTCGTCCCCGCCGTACGGGAGCTCGTGGCGGCCGAACGAGGCCTGCGCCGCGCGGCGTCCGATGAGCGGCAGGCGGGTGGAGCGGCGCACGACGCGGGCGGCGGGCCCGGCCCGCACCGCGGCGACGCGGCGGCGGGCGACGCGCCGAGCGGGGACGAGCGCGAGCGGACGACCGCACCGGTCCGGGTCGCCTCGACGAGCTTCGCCGTGACACCGACTCCGGACGACGGCGTGCGGTACAGCGACCACGCGGCCTGGGACGAGTCGACCAGACCCAGCGGCCCCGACCCGGACCCCGATCGGCGCTACACCGCGCACGAGCAGGCGGCGGGCCGTCATCTCGTCGACGTCCACGATCACCTGCGGCAGGAGCTCGCCCAGGTCCGCGACCTCGTCGAGCAGGTCGCGGCAGGCACCCTGGACGCGGGCAGCGCCCGGTCGCACATCAACACGATGACGATGCGGCAGAACAACTGGACCCTCGGCGTCTACTGCGAGACGTACTGCCGAGTGGTCACCACGCACCACACCATCGAGGACGTGAGCCTGTTTCCTCATCTACGGAAGGCGGACCCCCGGCTCGCCCCGGTCCTCGACCGACTGAAGGAGGAGCACCACGTCATCCACGAGGTGCTGGAAGGGCTGGACCGGGCGCTCGTCGCCTTCGTCGCCGATCCGACGAACGGGATGAAGGGACTGCGAGCCGGTGTCGACCTGTTGACCGACACGCTGCTGTCGCACCTGTCCTATGAGGAACGCGAACTCGTCGAGCCGCTCGCCCGTCTCGGCTTCACCTGA
- a CDS encoding RNA polymerase sigma factor gives MAEHRDVEVARPVARGAVDPADDDLPASARERSPLTDADFAKLLRRHSGQVFGVALRMLGDRAEAEDVTQDVFLICWRKLSALLEPEAIGGWLFRVTQRQCLQILRLRRRRRTEPYAEVPEQDVVFWPGGGHCWAQPERTAEASAQLRDLGGAVGTLSSPQRAVWLLIDVDGASHSETARLLDLDERAVRGRLCRARSRLADALRAWR, from the coding sequence ATGGCCGAGCATCGGGACGTCGAGGTGGCCCGACCGGTTGCCCGCGGTGCGGTCGATCCGGCGGACGACGACCTGCCTGCCTCGGCTCGCGAGCGGTCGCCGCTCACCGACGCGGACTTCGCGAAGCTGCTGCGCAGACATTCCGGCCAGGTGTTCGGTGTCGCGCTGCGGATGCTCGGTGATCGTGCCGAGGCCGAGGACGTGACCCAGGACGTGTTCCTGATCTGCTGGCGAAAGCTCTCCGCTCTGCTGGAGCCCGAGGCGATCGGCGGCTGGCTGTTCCGCGTCACGCAACGGCAGTGTCTCCAGATTCTGCGGCTGCGCCGTCGACGACGCACCGAGCCCTACGCCGAGGTTCCCGAGCAGGACGTCGTCTTCTGGCCGGGCGGCGGTCACTGCTGGGCGCAGCCGGAACGGACGGCCGAGGCGAGCGCCCAGCTCCGTGACCTCGGCGGTGCGGTGGGCACGCTGTCCTCGCCGCAGCGGGCGGTGTGGCTGCTCATCGACGTCGACGGTGCCTCGCACTCGGAGACCGCGCGACTGCTCGACCTCGACGAACGGGCCGTTCGGGGCAGGCTCTGCCGGGCGCGGAGTCGGCTGGCCGACGCCTTGCGGGCATGGCGCTGA
- a CDS encoding CsbD family protein gives MGVFDKAKHQAQEVAGKAKEALGRATDNEDMENAGTRDRLESQAKQAGQDVKDKAAGAVDDIKGKFDGGNR, from the coding sequence ATGGGCGTGTTCGACAAGGCCAAGCACCAGGCTCAGGAAGTCGCGGGCAAGGCGAAGGAGGCCTTGGGCCGCGCCACTGACAACGAGGACATGGAGAACGCGGGGACGCGGGACAGGTTGGAGAGCCAGGCCAAGCAGGCCGGTCAGGATGTCAAGGACAAGGCCGCCGGAGCGGTCGACGACATCAAGGGCAAGTTCGACGGCGGCAACCGCTGA
- a CDS encoding prephenate dehydrogenase — MTGVPAVCVIGLGLIGGSVLRAAAAAGWQAYGATASTADADAARGAGHDVAADVDEALRRAASDDALLVIAVPLTALDSVLRQIARFAPHCGLTDVISVKGPVAASITTRLPEARYVGGHPMAGSSTSGWAGGSAELFRDAPWLLVTEDDTDRAHWLRTARLALACGAEVVAASAREHDAAVARISHLPHVLAAVLASVGSGGGGLAMSLAAGSFSDGTRVAGSRPALVQAMCEGNRDELLAAIDDALGRLGVARGSLATTGSLAATINHGNLSRMRWTESKTLPTGEFRLQFLDPDAPAELRAIGEAGGRIHTIRGDVLHGTLPRRD; from the coding sequence ATGACCGGCGTGCCCGCGGTGTGTGTGATCGGACTCGGATTGATCGGCGGGTCGGTGCTGCGCGCCGCCGCGGCAGCGGGTTGGCAGGCCTACGGGGCGACCGCCTCGACCGCCGACGCCGACGCGGCCCGCGGTGCAGGTCACGACGTCGCGGCCGACGTCGACGAGGCGCTGCGCCGGGCTGCCTCCGACGACGCCCTCCTGGTCATCGCGGTCCCGCTGACCGCGCTCGACAGCGTCCTGCGCCAGATCGCCCGATTCGCACCGCACTGCGGCCTGACCGACGTGATCAGCGTCAAGGGGCCGGTGGCGGCGAGCATCACCACGAGGCTGCCCGAGGCACGCTACGTCGGCGGTCATCCGATGGCGGGCAGCTCGACGTCCGGCTGGGCGGGCGGCTCGGCTGAGCTCTTCCGCGACGCGCCCTGGCTGCTGGTGACCGAGGACGACACCGACCGTGCCCACTGGCTGCGGACGGCCCGCCTCGCACTCGCCTGCGGCGCCGAGGTCGTGGCGGCGTCCGCCCGCGAACACGACGCCGCCGTCGCTCGCATCTCGCATCTTCCCCACGTTCTGGCCGCCGTGCTCGCCTCGGTGGGCAGCGGTGGCGGCGGACTCGCGATGAGCCTCGCGGCGGGGTCCTTCTCCGACGGCACCCGAGTGGCGGGCAGCAGACCCGCGCTGGTTCAGGCGATGTGTGAGGGCAACCGCGACGAGCTGCTCGCCGCCATCGACGACGCGCTGGGCAGGCTCGGCGTCGCACGTGGATCACTGGCCACGACCGGATCGCTGGCCGCCACCATCAACCACGGGAACCTGTCCCGCATGCGGTGGACCGAATCGAAGACGCTGCCGACGGGCGAGTTCCGTCTTCAGTTCCTCGATCCCGACGCGCCCGCCGAACTGCGTGCCATCGGCGAGGCCGGCGGGCGGATCCACACCATTCGCGGCGACGTGCTGCACGGAACCCTGCCCCGCCGCGACTGA
- a CDS encoding nucleoside deaminase: MRESDRALIRRAVAEAAGAIETGDVPIGAVVVDGQGALLAAAHNRREAAGDPTAHAEILALRAAATAHGDGWRLTGCTLAVTVEPCAMCAGAVVAARIDRLVFGAWEPRTGAVGSLWDVVRDRRLNHRPEVVGGVLESECAALLDRFFLGRRRPRE; this comes from the coding sequence GTGCGCGAGTCCGACCGAGCGCTGATCCGACGAGCCGTCGCCGAGGCGGCAGGCGCGATCGAGACCGGTGACGTCCCCATCGGAGCGGTGGTGGTGGATGGACAGGGCGCCTTGCTGGCGGCGGCGCACAACCGGCGGGAGGCGGCGGGCGACCCCACGGCGCATGCGGAGATCCTCGCCCTGCGGGCCGCGGCGACGGCGCACGGCGACGGCTGGCGGCTGACCGGCTGCACGCTGGCGGTCACCGTCGAGCCGTGTGCGATGTGTGCGGGCGCGGTCGTCGCGGCGCGAATCGACCGGCTGGTCTTCGGCGCCTGGGAGCCGAGGACGGGCGCGGTCGGATCGTTGTGGGACGTGGTGCGCGACCGCAGGCTCAATCACCGCCCCGAGGTGGTCGGCGGGGTGCTCGAGTCGGAGTGCGCCGCACTGTTGGATCGGTTCTTCCTCGGCCGCCGCCGCCCGCGTGAGTGA
- a CDS encoding FMN-dependent NADH-azoreductase: MSLFRLDASINPAHSVTREIADVAQNAWQDTRPGAPVVRRDLGADPIPSGAWAAATLSGFVPVDEQDADQRAAQALAATLAAELVAAEAYLFAVPLYNYGVSQHFKTWVDLVLADPTFAAGGPRDAIAGRPAVLVTARGGGYGPGTPKEGWDHATPWMVRILADVLGLDVQVSAAELTLAELTPGMESLVDTARQSRDDARESARTQGRSLAERVVGASV, translated from the coding sequence ATGTCCCTGTTCCGTCTCGACGCCAGCATCAACCCCGCGCACTCGGTGACCCGCGAGATCGCCGACGTCGCGCAGAACGCCTGGCAGGACACCAGGCCGGGTGCGCCGGTCGTGCGGCGTGACCTCGGCGCCGACCCGATCCCCTCGGGGGCCTGGGCCGCGGCGACGCTGTCCGGCTTCGTGCCGGTGGATGAGCAGGACGCGGACCAGCGCGCGGCCCAGGCCTTGGCGGCGACGCTGGCAGCCGAGCTCGTGGCCGCCGAGGCCTACCTGTTCGCCGTGCCGCTCTACAACTACGGCGTGTCACAGCACTTCAAGACCTGGGTCGACCTGGTCCTCGCCGACCCGACCTTCGCCGCGGGCGGCCCGCGCGACGCCATCGCGGGCAGGCCCGCCGTGCTGGTCACCGCCAGGGGCGGCGGCTACGGCCCCGGCACACCCAAGGAGGGCTGGGACCACGCCACCCCGTGGATGGTCCGCATCCTCGCCGACGTGCTCGGGCTCGACGTCCAGGTCAGCGCCGCCGAACTCACCCTCGCCGAGTTGACGCCCGGCATGGAGTCGCTCGTCGACACGGCCCGCCAGTCCCGCGATGACGCGCGTGAGTCGGCTCGCACCCAGGGCCGTTCGCTGGCCGAGCGGGTCGTCGGCGCGTCAGTCTGA
- a CDS encoding GNAT family N-acetyltransferase codes for MRTRVLIRARRPEDLDGCVAMLGDTHRADGYPTRWPADPARWLRPPGPVLGSWVAVDSGAVGSLLGHVTLVAADEEIAGRAWLRHAGPAAARPAGISRLFVSPVARSRGVGTLLLDAACAQAGRHGLLPVLDVLDRDRAAVLFYLRYGFRQIDAVPMELNGVQETARCLALRT; via the coding sequence ATGCGGACGCGCGTACTGATCAGGGCGCGACGGCCCGAGGATCTCGACGGCTGCGTGGCGATGCTCGGCGACACGCACCGTGCCGACGGCTACCCGACGAGGTGGCCCGCCGATCCGGCTCGGTGGCTCAGGCCGCCCGGACCGGTCCTGGGCTCCTGGGTGGCCGTCGACTCCGGCGCGGTGGGCTCGCTGCTCGGCCATGTCACGCTGGTCGCCGCGGACGAGGAGATCGCGGGGCGGGCCTGGCTGCGGCACGCCGGCCCGGCCGCCGCGCGCCCGGCAGGCATCAGCAGGCTCTTCGTCTCCCCGGTCGCTCGAAGTCGGGGCGTCGGAACGCTGCTGCTCGACGCGGCCTGCGCGCAGGCCGGTCGGCATGGGCTGCTTCCGGTGCTCGACGTGCTCGACCGCGATCGTGCGGCCGTCCTGTTCTACCTCCGATACGGCTTCCGCCAGATCGACGCGGTGCCGATGGAGTTGAACGGCGTCCAGGAGACCGCCCGCTGCCTCGCCCTTCGTACCTGA
- a CDS encoding MarR family winged helix-turn-helix transcriptional regulator: MATPASAEPARDDACAAALEDDLGWALGVVFRSHVKATHAVLADIPGGPRGYQVLASAVQDLGGNQGALAAQLGIDRTVLTYLIDDLEKMDLVERRPDPADRRSRLVVATPKGRALWTDRQAALRQVELRVLGVLGEDAAAFRILLQRLATHANGLDPITHTCQLVEELQ; the protein is encoded by the coding sequence ATGGCGACTCCTGCCTCAGCGGAACCGGCCCGCGACGATGCGTGCGCGGCGGCGCTGGAGGACGACCTGGGCTGGGCGCTCGGCGTCGTCTTTCGCTCGCATGTGAAGGCGACTCACGCCGTGCTGGCGGACATCCCCGGCGGCCCGCGGGGCTATCAGGTGCTGGCCTCCGCGGTCCAGGACCTCGGCGGCAACCAGGGCGCGCTCGCGGCGCAGCTCGGTATCGATCGCACCGTCCTGACCTACCTGATCGACGATCTGGAGAAGATGGATCTCGTCGAGCGTCGCCCCGACCCGGCGGATCGACGGAGCCGCCTGGTCGTCGCCACGCCGAAGGGTCGCGCGCTGTGGACCGACCGACAGGCCGCGTTGCGGCAGGTCGAGCTGCGCGTGCTGGGCGTGCTGGGCGAGGATGCCGCCGCGTTTCGCATCCTGCTGCAACGGCTCGCGACGCACGCCAACGGGCTCGACCCCATCACCCATACGTGCCAGCTGGTCGAGGAACTCCAGTAG
- a CDS encoding putative glycolipid-binding domain-containing protein has translation MNIPDTTERAPGERGARSAEAVPAAPSARMLTWQGVDGGRLESARVLRSGRRLRALGQIIAAAADAAPAMTVSYELHLDDQGGVRRLLVHSVTADEERHLSISHSHEGIWLIDRGDNLAAGEQRVERTELNGAVDIELAGSALFATMPINRLGLRTEIGARDVPMALVSLPDLAVEPVTRRYELVRADDTATIVAFTSGAETVELTVDADGFVLDHPGLARRI, from the coding sequence GTGAACATTCCTGACACGACGGAGCGGGCCCCCGGGGAGCGTGGGGCCCGCTCGGCCGAGGCCGTTCCGGCTGCCCCGTCCGCGCGGATGCTGACCTGGCAGGGCGTCGACGGCGGCCGATTGGAATCCGCGCGCGTGCTGCGCAGCGGACGGCGGCTGCGCGCGCTGGGGCAGATCATCGCCGCGGCCGCCGACGCCGCTCCCGCGATGACCGTCTCCTACGAGCTGCACCTGGACGACCAGGGCGGCGTGCGGCGCCTGCTGGTGCACTCCGTCACCGCCGACGAGGAGCGCCACCTGTCCATCAGCCACTCTCACGAGGGGATCTGGCTGATCGACCGGGGTGACAACCTCGCGGCAGGCGAGCAGCGGGTCGAGCGGACGGAGCTGAACGGCGCCGTCGACATCGAGCTGGCGGGCTCGGCGCTCTTCGCCACGATGCCGATCAACCGGTTGGGTCTGCGTACCGAGATCGGGGCACGTGACGTGCCGATGGCCCTCGTCAGCCTCCCCGATCTGGCGGTGGAGCCGGTGACGCGGCGCTACGAACTCGTCCGCGCCGACGACACGGCGACGATCGTGGCCTTCACCTCGGGCGCGGAGACGGTCGAACTCACCGTGGACGCCGACGGCTTCGTTCTGGACCACCCCGGCCTGGCCCGCCGGATCTGA
- a CDS encoding antitoxin, whose protein sequence is MGLDDMKKKAQELGEQHGDKLREGADKAGESAKDKLGHEEQVDKAVDKGKDYIPGGE, encoded by the coding sequence ATGGGCTTGGACGACATGAAGAAGAAGGCGCAGGAACTCGGCGAACAGCACGGCGACAAGCTGCGTGAGGGTGCCGACAAGGCGGGCGAGTCCGCGAAGGACAAGCTGGGCCACGAAGAACAGGTCGACAAGGCCGTCGACAAGGGCAAGGACTACATCCCGGGTGGAGAGTGA
- a CDS encoding tRNA adenosine deaminase-associated protein: MSVQEPIQGTAVAVLREDGQWRCIRMPESALLDLDTAITELRNTRSTGAAFALLNVDDEFFVLLRPAPGGVSMLLSDATAALDYDIAADVLDLLRIELPDEDEDELWPEGDLGILADLGLSDAELTVIVEEDVYPDEQLMMIAQRCGFAAPLATVLEHRESV, from the coding sequence ATGTCGGTGCAGGAGCCGATCCAGGGCACCGCCGTGGCGGTGCTTCGGGAAGACGGCCAATGGCGGTGCATCCGGATGCCCGAGTCGGCCCTGCTCGACCTGGACACGGCGATCACGGAACTGCGCAACACCCGGTCGACGGGGGCGGCGTTCGCGCTGTTGAACGTCGACGACGAGTTCTTCGTCCTGTTGCGGCCCGCACCCGGCGGCGTGTCGATGCTGCTCTCGGATGCCACCGCCGCCCTCGACTACGACATCGCGGCGGACGTCCTGGACCTGCTTCGGATCGAGCTGCCGGACGAGGACGAGGACGAACTCTGGCCCGAGGGCGATCTGGGGATCCTGGCGGACCTGGGATTGTCCGACGCCGAGTTGACGGTGATCGTCGAGGAGGACGTCTACCCCGACGAGCAGTTGATGATGATCGCGCAACGCTGTGGCTTCGCGGCGCCGCTCGCCACCGTGTTGGAGCATCGGGAGAGTGTCTGA
- a CDS encoding thioester domain-containing protein has translation MGIRMRVAQAGAALLGAAAILATTALPAFAATRGELLPAPNPDPDRGTRVSLEEGGDQVTRLLSLGLDDGTVLRTYCVELTVGARTGAPMIEVPWDQYPTVDGATFDENRENVLWILQHSFPSVAVDALNEELGTDLDQQEAIGGTQAAIWHYSNGAQLDDDNADDVIALFDYLTGDENVGIGEQPSPTLQFAPAEVQGEAGGLVGPFSLETTADTVELAVDAPEGVQLVSKNGDAEPVAILDGDVSTADLGELFLDVPADVAEGSATITAHATATVNAGRLFIGDESANWSGVRHETARREMRTQSLIVAESKPTALDSQATASWVEGAPPTETTPPEGTTTPPTPTESTPTPSEPAPSTTTPPTTETDVEDVNEQDDLADTGASIWLPVIIGVVLIGGGAGALLMMRRKKTGEV, from the coding sequence ATGGGAATCCGGATGCGTGTCGCGCAGGCGGGTGCGGCCCTCCTCGGCGCCGCGGCCATTCTGGCGACCACCGCGCTGCCTGCGTTCGCAGCCACTCGCGGCGAGCTTCTTCCCGCGCCCAATCCCGATCCCGACCGTGGAACTCGGGTGAGCCTGGAGGAAGGCGGCGACCAGGTCACGCGGCTGCTGAGCCTCGGCCTCGACGATGGCACGGTCCTGCGTACCTACTGCGTGGAGCTCACCGTCGGTGCACGGACCGGCGCCCCGATGATCGAGGTGCCCTGGGACCAGTACCCGACCGTGGACGGCGCCACGTTCGACGAGAACCGGGAGAACGTGCTGTGGATTCTCCAGCACTCCTTCCCGAGTGTCGCCGTGGACGCCCTCAACGAGGAACTGGGCACCGACCTCGACCAGCAGGAGGCCATCGGCGGCACGCAGGCCGCGATCTGGCACTACAGCAACGGCGCTCAGCTCGACGATGACAACGCCGACGATGTCATCGCGCTGTTCGACTACCTGACCGGCGACGAGAACGTCGGGATCGGCGAGCAGCCCAGCCCCACCCTCCAGTTCGCCCCCGCCGAGGTGCAGGGCGAGGCCGGCGGTCTGGTCGGCCCGTTCTCCCTGGAGACCACCGCCGACACGGTCGAGCTGGCCGTGGACGCGCCCGAGGGTGTGCAGCTCGTCAGCAAGAACGGTGACGCGGAGCCGGTCGCGATCCTGGACGGCGACGTCTCGACCGCCGACCTCGGCGAGCTCTTCCTCGACGTCCCGGCGGACGTCGCCGAGGGCAGCGCCACCATCACCGCGCACGCCACCGCCACCGTCAACGCCGGTCGGCTGTTCATCGGCGACGAGTCCGCCAACTGGAGCGGGGTGCGGCACGAGACCGCACGTCGCGAGATGCGGACCCAGTCGCTGATCGTCGCGGAGTCCAAGCCGACCGCGCTCGACAGCCAGGCGACGGCCTCGTGGGTCGAGGGCGCTCCCCCCACCGAGACCACCCCGCCGGAGGGGACCACCACGCCGCCCACCCCGACCGAGTCCACCCCGACCCCGTCCGAGCCGGCGCCGAGCACCACCACGCCGCCGACCACGGAGACCGACGTGGAGGACGTGAACGAACAGGACGACCTCGCCGACACCGGCGCGTCGATCTGGCTGCCGGTCATCATCGGCGTGGTGCTCATCGGCGGCGGCGCAGGCGCCCTGCTGATGATGCGTCGCAAGAAGACCGGCGAGGTCTGA